One region of Nitrospirota bacterium genomic DNA includes:
- a CDS encoding c-type cytochrome produces the protein MSKKAARNIFIFGSLFFLVILVILTVDTMGKLDGRAPAITEKVTAGKKVWHKYDCIGCHTILGNGSYFAPDMTKIAERKPVEYLKRYLKDPKSVNPNASMPKLGMNDREIDDLMAFLEWISKVNTNNWPPKPILATAVAGREMSPGQVVYQNNNCSVCHAINGIGGTTGPALTKVGARRDADWLIKYLKDPKSVVPNSAMPSFKHLSERELKDLTDHMLTLK, from the coding sequence ATGAGTAAAAAAGCCGCAAGAAATATATTCATCTTCGGCAGTCTTTTCTTCTTAGTAATTCTCGTTATACTTACAGTAGATACTATGGGGAAACTCGATGGTCGTGCGCCAGCGATAACAGAAAAGGTGACCGCCGGCAAAAAAGTATGGCATAAATACGACTGTATCGGCTGTCATACCATACTCGGTAATGGCTCTTATTTTGCACCGGATATGACAAAGATAGCTGAAAGGAAGCCTGTGGAGTATCTAAAGAGATACCTTAAAGATCCTAAATCGGTTAATCCTAACGCATCAATGCCAAAACTTGGCATGAATGATAGAGAAATAGATGACCTGATGGCATTTCTTGAATGGATATCTAAGGTAAACACCAATAACTGGCCACCTAAACCAATACTTGCTACTGCTGTAGCTGGAAGGGAAATGAGTCCTGGACAGGTCGTTTACCAGAACAACAACTGTAGTGTATGCCATGCTATAAACGGGATTGGTGGCACAACAGGTCCTGCTCTCACAAAGGTAGGAGCAAGAAGGGATGCAGACTGGCTGATAAAGTATCTCAAGGATCCAAAATCGGTTGTTCCTAATTCAGCAATGCCATCATTTAAACATCTAAGTGAAAGGGAACTCAAGGATTTAACTGATCATATGTTAACTCTTAAATAG
- a CDS encoding cbb3-type cytochrome c oxidase subunit I, which yields MKYEGQKIAQNFFTAAVLLSLVQVIVGLIAALQFIWPDFFILNFNTIRTLHINALVVWLLLGLMGATYYVIPEESETELWSVPLAKFQFWATVITVVLVVLGYIWMGINPQANREVLGTLFLNEGREYIEAPRWADLLIVVSVLLFIFNNLMTVMKTKKWTSIQGVLLGGLIFLALMYLPGMFFTSSMVKDQFWWWWVIHLWVEGSWEVIVGALLCFMLVKLTGAKREVLEKWMYIEVGLVLFTGILGLGHHYYWIGTPEYWLWIGGIFSALEPIPLLLMVWDAFRNTREIRGEVKNKIGLFFVVAHAILNFVGAGLWGIIHTLPQVNKWTHGTQITTAHGHLAFYGAYALLIFAVIYVALPELRGAKEFTQKRGYYAFWWMTISMFFIVLTITGAGMVQTYMERLMGLDYVAVKAHYNLWFWIFRAFFGVGYLIGMVIFVIDYFKLGKEPVPAMRPAPERV from the coding sequence ATGAAATACGAAGGTCAAAAGATTGCGCAGAATTTTTTCACCGCAGCAGTTTTGCTTTCTCTTGTCCAGGTGATAGTAGGACTGATTGCGGCTCTACAGTTTATCTGGCCCGATTTTTTTATCCTCAATTTCAATACAATAAGGACGCTCCACATCAATGCACTGGTGGTATGGCTTCTGCTGGGACTCATGGGGGCAACATATTATGTAATCCCTGAAGAATCAGAGACAGAACTATGGAGTGTGCCTCTTGCCAAGTTCCAGTTCTGGGCAACTGTCATTACAGTCGTGCTTGTTGTCCTCGGTTACATATGGATGGGGATAAATCCACAGGCAAACAGGGAAGTCCTTGGCACACTATTTTTAAATGAGGGGAGGGAATATATAGAGGCGCCGAGGTGGGCAGATCTTCTGATAGTTGTCTCCGTGCTTCTGTTCATCTTCAATAATCTTATGACTGTGATGAAGACCAAAAAATGGACATCCATACAGGGGGTTCTTCTTGGTGGTCTTATATTCCTCGCATTGATGTATCTTCCAGGGATGTTCTTTACATCAAGCATGGTCAAAGACCAGTTCTGGTGGTGGTGGGTTATTCATCTCTGGGTAGAAGGTTCATGGGAGGTCATCGTTGGTGCACTTCTCTGTTTTATGCTGGTAAAACTCACAGGTGCAAAAAGGGAGGTTCTCGAGAAGTGGATGTATATCGAGGTAGGTCTTGTGCTCTTTACAGGAATACTCGGACTTGGGCATCACTACTACTGGATAGGTACACCTGAATACTGGCTATGGATTGGCGGAATATTCAGTGCCCTTGAGCCTATCCCGCTTCTTTTAATGGTATGGGACGCCTTCAGGAATACGAGAGAGATAAGAGGAGAGGTAAAGAATAAGATTGGTCTTTTCTTTGTAGTTGCCCATGCCATATTAAACTTTGTAGGTGCAGGACTGTGGGGTATTATACATACACTTCCTCAGGTGAATAAATGGACACATGGAACACAGATAACTACTGCACATGGACATCTTGCATTCTATGGTGCATACGCACTGCTCATATTTGCTGTGATCTATGTAGCCCTCCCTGAACTGAGAGGGGCAAAGGAGTTTACCCAGAAAAGAGGCTATTATGCATTCTGGTGGATGACCATCTCGATGTTTTTTATTGTACTTACAATCACAGGTGCTGGAATGGTTCAGACCTATATGGAAAGGCTCATGGGGCTTGATTATGTTGCTGTTAAGGCACATTATAATCTCTGGTTCTGGATATTCAGGGCGTTCTTTGGTGTAGGCTACCTTATCGGGATGGTGATATTCGTTATAGACTACTTCAAACTCGGTAAAGAACCTGTGCCTGCAATGAGA